From Impatiens glandulifera chromosome 7, dImpGla2.1, whole genome shotgun sequence:
aaataattcattaaaaaacgttttgagaaaaaacaaaatttattttaaaatattatatgatttatatccatttttattaatatataatttaaaatattaattaatataaataagtaaatataaaaatataaaataattattattttacttttttacattattttttatgtgttttttttaagtgCTTTTTTAATGcctaatgttttttattatttaattaatttattataaatatttataaaatttaatctattaattttgtgtaaaaattatagaataaaaatatataatatggttAATCTCCTTATTACTATTTTCTAgcatatatttagttttttttctttctaatatttagtttattattaatcatttataaaataaaataatattatattattttaaacaataaatataaataaggtgaaaaatatatataaattttaatttgtggtgtgaatttgtttttatacagATGTTTTCagtaaaaatagaaaaagatatatatatatatatatatatatatataaattatgtttaaattatgtttattattattattattatatataattaaataaatgaaaaataaaaaatgaataaaaaatataaaaaatgttagagatattaagttttaaaagaGTGTGAAAATTACATTATCACTTACTTGTTCTATATTTTTGTGAAACTTATTACATTCTCACTTtgcttattatatatttttgtgaaatttacTCCATGTTTTCTTGAACATAATAGTTGAGACTAGTtagaaaatataagtaaaaatttaCGGTATATTAAGGATAGGATGTATTTCAGTGTGTTATTATAACTATaagaatatgaatttatataaaaataagggAAACTAAAAGGTTAGAATGTGTAAAGGttttaaatacacttaaaaAATGGAATATGAAAACCAAGAGACTAAGTGTGTTGCTCTTTAATGGTAGAGTCTTTAATACCTTCCCTTAAACGAAACGGGGAGGCACACACCGTGATTTTGTTACGCAATAAAGCAAATTGGTTTGACGTAAGTCCTTTGGTGAGGATGTCGGTAATTTGATCATCAATAGGTATGTATCGGATGTAAAGAGCTTTCTGAGCAACACGTTCGCGAACGAAGTGAAAATCAATCTCTATATGGTTCGTACGAGCATGAAAAACTGGATTGGCCGACAAAAATGCAGCACCAATGTTGTCACACCATAGAGTGGGAGGTTGAAGTGGGGAGATGCAAAGTTCACGTAGCAAGGATTGGAGCCAGATGAGTTCAGCAGTGGCATGATCTAGAGCTCGATACTCAGACTCGGTACTAGACCGAGCAACAACTTGTTGTTTCTTTGAATTCCAAGAGATAAGATTGTCACCAAGAAATATGCAGTAGCCAGTTGTGGAGCGACGATCGTCCAGACAACCAGCCCAGTCGGAGTCAGAAAAGGCAGATATATCGAGAGAAGATGATGGACGAATGAGAAGTCCATGATGAGGAGTATGACGAAGGTAGTAGAGTATTCTTTTTAATGCAGACCAATGAGTGGTGGTAGGAGACTGCATGAATTGGCAGGCACGATTGACAGCAAATGCTAGTTCAAGTCGAGTATGCATCAAATATTGGAGAGCACCAACAATGCCGCGATACAAAAATGGTTCAGGAAGAGTATCACCATCATGGCGAGATAAAGATGACCTAGAAGAGATTGGAGTATTAAGAGGTTTAGAGTCACTCATATTGGCTCAGATAAGAATGtcattgatatattttgattgagagagaaaaatgtcGGAGGTAAATCGATGAGCTTCAATCCCAAAAAAATAGTGTAGTGGACCTAAATCTTTAAGGGGGAAAATGTGGTTAAGTTGAGAGATGATTGAGGAGATGTGAGAGGAAGAGTTACtagtgaatataatatcatccacgtaGACAAGAAATAACGATGTAATTTGTGGAGAGTGATACatgaataaagaagaatcatttTTGGATTCTTGAAAACCAATGGAAAGAAGAGCAGATTTCAAGGTAGTATACCATTCATGGGGAGCTTGTTTGAGTCCATAAAGTGTTTTGTGAAGTTTTCACACATGATTAGGATAATCAGGATGAGTGAACCCAGGCGGTTGAGACATAAAAACTTCCTCGTGTAGAGTTCCATGTAGAAAGGCATTACTAACATCGAGTTGATGAATAGGCCGTTGCCGAGTGACGGCAAGTGAGAGGATGGTTCAGATGGTAGTATGTTTGACAATTGGGCTGAATGTTTCAAGATagtcaatgccttcttgttgatgaaatccctttgcaactaaacGAGCCTTATGACGTTCAATGGAACCATCGactctttgtttgattttgaaaacccaTTTGCAACCCACGATATTCTGCAAAGATCGAGGAACAAGAGACCACGTCTTGTTTTGAATTAGAGCATTAAACTCATTTGCCATGACAGAACGCCATTGAGTATCTTTATTGGCAGTGGAGAAACATATGGGTAGAGAGGTGGAGATGGTGGCAATGTTAGCATTGTGAAGGGCACGAGTTTTGGCAcgtgtgatcatatgatgagaGGAACATTCAGGAGCATGTATAACGGTGGTAAGTCCACGTGTAGGAGTAGGAGGATTGATTGAAGATGAGTTGGttgatgatgatggttgatAGGAGTTTGATGTTGGCGAGTTGATTGGTGAAGATGGATGGTTGGgatttgatgatgatgacgagTGTTCGGATGTTGGAGAAGATGGTACTACAGGGATTTTTGATGTTAAAATTGGGGAGAGTGGTGGTGATGAATGTGGCAGAAAAGGAAAGTGCGATATTGGAGAGACTACTGGTGTAGAAAGATTGGTAGAttttgataatgtacttttaaatGGAAATGTTTGTTCATCAAAACTGACGTGACGAAAGATATATATTCTGCCGGAAGGAATGTGTAGACAACGATAACCTTTGTGATTTGGACTATAGCCAAGAAAACTACATTTTAGAGTTCGAAAATCAATTTTGTGAGAGTTATATGATCGAGTGAGCGGAAATCAAGAACATCCAAAAGTTTTAAGGAATAGATAGTTAGGAGGATGattaaaaagaatttcaaagggagATTGACGAGGCTTACCATTTGAAGGAAGACGATTAATGAGATACGTACTTGTCAGAAACGCATCATCCCAATAAGATAGGGCATAGAAGCATGAGCAAGAAGAGTGAGGCTCATTTCTGTAAGGTGGCGAATCTTGCgttcagcaacaccattttgtTCACTTGTATGAGGGCATGATAGACGGTGTTGTATTCCATGAATTTCAAGATAAGATTTCAGACTCCTATATTCGCCTCTCCAATCAAATTGTAGAGTTTTGATATATGTGTTGAATTGATTTTCAACAAGtgtcttaatttaataaaagttggcaAGACATCAAATTTTCTATAGATAGGATATAGCCAAGTAAAGCGGTTGTAGTCATCGATAAAATGGACAAAATATCGAAAACCGTTAGTAGAGAAAAAAGGAGCAGGACCCCAAACGTCAAAATGTATTAATTCTAATGGAGACTTACAACGAGATTGAGAAATAGGAAAAGGAATTTTGTGTGCTTTTCCATATTGACAAGATTcataaaaacttaatttcttgTTGCCCATAATaggtaaatgaaaagaagaataataaaGGTTGATGTTGATAATGAAGGGTGTCCAAGACGATGATGCCAAGAGTTGGCAGATGAACGAGTTCCAATAAGAGCTTGATGAGTGGACAGAGGGTTGACGATTGAGTTTAGGCGATATAGCCCGTTTTTAAGTGTGCCGCGAAGGAGTTCCCTCTTCGTGACCTGATCCTTGACAATAcaataatttggatgaaattcaaaaaatatattattatcggcagaaaatttggaaacacttagaaGATTTTTAGTTATCAATGGGACATGCAATATATTACGTAGATGAAGGTTTTTATTGGAACATGGAATGAATGATTGCCCAATATTAGAAATAGGAAGAGGGTTACCGTCTCCCATTTTAATAGTTTCTGTACCATTATATGGAGTTGAGATGCTAAGATTGTCAAGGTTCGTCGTGAGATGGTCAGTAGCACCAGAGTCGGGATACCAAGCCGAGTCATAAACAGAAGAAGGTGTAGCCATCATAGCAGAGTGTGTCGTTGAATTTTGATTCTAACGACGTCGACAAGTTTCAATCGAATGACCTGTAAAGTTGCAAATATTACAAAACAAACCCGATCGACAAACATTAGCCGCATGACCAAAACGACCACACAATTgacattgtattttatttctattgggCCCACGAGGCCCATGACCCAAAATAGAAGGCCCATTAGTAGAAGGACCCCCTAACCCGATAGTAGAAGCCCGGTCGGAGTGTGAAAATTTAGATGAACTTGAAGGcccatttatttgatatccatTAGAATTCTGGGAGCTCAATCTATTGACAGTTTCATTTTCTGCACTATAATCACTCGGAGAGGAGACTAAACGTCGCGATCGTTGGAAGTGGgatggttttgaaatccctCTCGATCCAAATGCAAGATTAGCAGTTGGAGAGTTAGAGTGGAGTGATTCAAGACGAATCTCATGTGTAAGAAGCATTCTTTGGAGGTCTTCGATAGTGATGGGGTCAGTGTGAGTGGTTACCGCTACAGTGAGAGATTCGTATTCAGGACCGAGTCCTCCCAAAGCATAAAGGATGAAATCTTGTTGAGATATGTTTTTCCCAGCACCAACGAGACTATcaatgattgattttattttcggCAAATATTCGGCCATCGGGAGTGAGCCCTTCTTTACTGTCTAAAGTTGAAGACAAAGCTGCATTAGACGAGCTTGAGATTGAGAGGCGAATGTGCGTTCTAAAGCAGACCAAATGGCTTTAGATGTAGGGGATGATTCACCAACCACTTGGGCTAGGATGGATTCTGAAAGGGTGGAGAGAAGCCATGAAAGGATTCTCTGATCTTGCTCCTCCTAGTTGGTAAAAGTAGGATCTGGAGTGAGGACACTAGATCCGTCAGCATCCTCGACTTGGAGAAAGGCTTCAGGGGCAGAATTAGTTCCAGTAACAAATGAATAGAGACCATAACCTTTAAGGGTAGGTAAAATTTGAGATTTACAAATAAGAAAGTTTTTGTGATCGAGTTTAATGGATGTGAGATTGTGGAAGAAATGAGTGGTTGAAGCggaagaagttgaagaagaggCAATGGATACAGAGGTTTATTAAAACCGAATATTGACTCTGATACCAAGTTAAAAAAGATAAGTAAGCAAGAATTTGTTGTAGATTAAGAATGTATTTCTGTGTGTTATTAAAATTACAAgaatatgaatttatacaaaaataagggAAACTAAAAGGTTAGAATGTGTAAAGgttttaaatacacttaataGATAGAATATGAAAACCAAGAGACTAAGTGTGTTGCTCTTTAATGGTAGAGTCTTTAATACCTTCCCTTAAACGAAACGGGGAGGCACACACCGTGAGTTTGTTACGCAATAAAGCAAATCAGTTTGACGTAAGTCCTTTGGTGAGGATGTCGACAATTTGATCATCAATAGGTATGTATCGGATGTAAAGAGCTTTCTGAGCAACACGTTCGCGAACGAAGTGAAAATCAATCTCTATATGTTTCGTACGAGCATGAAAAACTAGATTGACCGACAGAAATGCAGCACCAATGTTGTCACACCATAGAGTGGGACGTTAAAGTAGGGAGATGTAAAGTTCACGTAGCAAGGATTGGAGCCAGATGAGTTCAGCAGTGGCATGAGCTAGATCTCGATACTCAGACTCGATACTAGACCGAGCAACAACTTGTTGTTTCTTTGAATTCCAAAAGATAAGATTGTCACCAAGAAATATGCAGTAGTCAGTTGTGGAGCAACGATCGTCTGGACAACCAGCCCAGTCGGAGTCAGATAAGGCAGATATATTGAGAGAAGATGATGGACGAATGAGAAGTCCATGATGAGGAGTATGACGAAGGTAGCGGAGTATTCTTTTTATTGCAGACCAATGAGTGGTGGTAGGAGACTGCATGAATTGGCAGGCACGATTAACATCAAATGCTAGTTGAGGAAGTGAGTTTTTGGGTTTTACTTGAGTTTTATCCTAAAAacccttgtttgataaaaactagaaaaaattggtttttaaaattttaagactaTTTTACCCCTGAGTTGAGAAGGTAGGATAAATGTGAAAGAATTGTggattaaaaagagaaaaaataaggTGGCTTAGAGAGAAATAggataattttggtatttaaatgaataaaattgatGATTAAATTATTGACAAGATGTTTAAGTTTTGTGATAAAAACTTGATTTTATCCCAATAACCAATCATCAAACAAGTTGAGACTCTTGAACTATCACGAACTGAAATGTTGAGACTAACCATATGAatacttttgtttatttttaatggaGGTTAAGTATGCACCTTCTTatgtgatattttttatttacaaaattattttttttcattatgtaGATTGTGAGGAGAATTATTCTccctttatatttatttatttttatattttataaaaaaattaagtttttttctttataaaaatattaatttttaatatattatattaaaaaaatatattcatataattttattatataaaaaaaattattaaaaaataactgaatatttttaaaaataaaaacttgcactaaaatgatttaatattaaaaataaaattattttaaaaataaataccacCTAAAACATTTCAAcatccaaaataaaattatataaaatataaattacaacTAGGAGTGgaaaaaattatcgatattacagatatatcgaaaataccttagtatataaaaaatatcgatGATATTTTCTGTATACAGAAAAAAGTAAGTATAGTAACGATACCTAAATTAAAAGTACACTAAAAgcattaaattttcaaaatttttgatatattgatataccgaaataatatttataagaaaataaataaatttaatattaatttaattatagaaatattattgtttaaaatcaaatcaaattaaaatataattatattatattattcaatatatgcaaaATCTctttgacattttattttacaatatataaaactaattttatttcattataatgttttttttaaataaacttaataaataaagtataatatattatcaagttcatcttaaatataaaacactatctaattttcattttagttttaacttaaaaattatacttatatttattttgtaattaaatttaattactaacatttgtttatttatataatgattagattttaaaaaaaattattttataataaataattttaatttttatttttgtgtaatGTTTATGTAGTAaccatattaaattatttttaaaaaattaatatatttattaggtATCAAATGTATAATGTCTATACCATACCAAAATTTATGTGTACCAAATTTTTTGTAAGTATAAAatatggataaaaaattaaggtatatcgtaATCCCCTAATTACAACCAAtctttatataaaagaaaatatcagAATAGTTCaactatcaaattatttatttaatcgaAATACAAATtatctcataatatatatatatatatatatatatatatatataataataaatgacaacaaaataaaattttattaaaatgataaaattaagtttttatatttatattctattaatatatatatttcataccaaatataaaattataatataaaaaatattataaagttttatatcaaataacaaATTGAACTTATTTGAAAAGACATTAATAGTTGAGTTTTaacacataaattattaaatttattaatatatttcaaacaaatatttatttaattaatatcccaaaaatatattttataaaaattgttttcaataataaaaaaaataattctacaaCCAAATTAgaactttaattttattctaaatgagaaatgattggggaaGAGAATTTGAGGGAGAGAATAGGGGAGATaatgatgtggcgcaatttgattagccaaaaaaataaaaaaaattctctcttCACTATCTCCTCAACTTTTATCCTTTTTCTAACcatagtgacacatcattttcTCCCTTAAATTCCCTCTCCCTATCGCCCCTCATTccaaattagataaatattacTCATATTTTTAACTGgtacaatttattataatagtgacATGTTGCTAAATATAATTTGAGGTGACATGAAACTAATAAAGTTCTAATTAGGGTGAAACAAGAGTTTTGGAACTCATTTGATTtgtatttttatctaaaatttaatcattaaaatgtACAtactttgttttataaaattcaactagttaaaattttaaattaattattttttattataaaaaactcattaaaaatccTTAAATATGAAACTTCAAACAAACTTCAAGTGGGAAGACTGTCTCTAATCAATTATTCTCCTATCTAGATTAGTCAATAGAATCTGAATCTTCTTTCAGTAATATCCTTCACTCATGATAAAAAGGTGATAAAAAggtagaataatttattaatataattaaataaagtgtATGAAACtcttttgatattaatttttttttagaaaagaagGAAAGAATAAATAACATTCAATCcattcatttataataaaatatattttataaattttaaattcataaaaatattatattaatttaattaactaaaaactcaaattacttgaattataaaaagaaaaaatattatttttcaaaaatcccaataaaatcttaaataacccAACATTTTCATACATTAGAGCTCCTTTAAATTTGATTAGTTAATCTTtaagttttttcataaaaaattaatattacattaatattattataataattatcggttaatttattaactaaaatatttttattaaatttaaatttaaattttaaataaaaaaaaaaactaaatctcatctaacttaatttttcttcttaaaaatatctttctaaaaaataactcaataaaaatctcaaaatgaaAGAAGCTCAgtttgagcttgtttgatctttttttcttctaattttatgagtttGGAGTAAAAAGTCTAtttgctaaaaaaaaaaaaaaaaaaaactatttttaaaattttttatattctattcTTCTAAAGGAGAGAAAGATGAAAGAtaagatattaaataaacaGAATTTTTGTAttcaaatgattaaaataatttatgaaatatataaattaaaaatatatatattagattatgaataaaaaaaattattttcaactataaaggtagaataatttattaatataattaaataaagaagatAAACTTATATtgatattgaatatttatttttcatcgttcaatcaatttatttaagaggagtgatagagtgagagAATTTagtgaggaaatttggtgaggaaatgaCGTGTCaatggttggaaaatgtaaaagtgagaggaacgagagaaaagagagaaattatttgattttttcagcgaatatgCAAGTCattcctcaccaaattccttcacctaatcatttctcaattaaataattcattttaaaaaaataaaaatcccaactatcatatatttcaattttttttttaattcaatcataatcaaacataatctctaatcaaatcactcaattcattaatcaaaataataaaatattttttatattttttaaagaaaaataaattactctttatttcttttaaaaaaatatattttatcattataaattaatatctttcatatattttatcaaaaaaatctcctacacaaaataataagcaatcaacattttttaaatatactatagtttattttaaaaacaaccaaacaagctctaagagcccatcttaattttgaatttcaaaaaaattaaaattaccactcaatatcatttttatcatcaaattatttaattcaccgactaaaatatcaaaatatcaaaatttcattatttatttttattaaatttaaatagaaaagaCTAAAACccaaataactaattaataattttccaaaatataatttttaaaaaataactcaataaaaaaaattcaaaatccaaaatcaaagAAGCTCTTCCAAGTTTTGATTCATGCATTAATagctaataatatatttttaattcaaaattactatccatatatattttcaaacacaaaattattcaatttatcaattaaaatattaaaatactttaattttatttttataacaaaataatattatatataataatttaattaattaaaaatccaaataacctaTTTTTCGTCCaaccaaatttttaataaaattcactaaaaccctaaaataattaaatgttaaacAAATCCCTTGGCTTGTTTGGAAaagattttttttggtttttacTTGAGTTTTCTCGTAAAAacacttgtttgatgaaaattaggaaaatttaagaaaaattagtttttaaaatttgaagactaatttatctttttagttTAAAGGATATGATTTAGGTGAGAGAATGGTGGTTTagagagaagataaaattagaagatacttttaatatttaaatgaataaaattattgattagattcttaatataatatttaggtTATTGGGATAAAAATTAGGTTTTTATCGTAAttatcaaacatcaaacaactACTGATGATGTCTTTTTGGGAATAAATATACACTAGTAATTATGATGTTTTGGCTAATATCATCTTTCCAATTACCAATTCTCCAAAACTCTTTCCAATTAATTCCTTCATCCATCATCTttccaattaattatttcatcCATCATTTTATGTCTAATCATttttgtttacttaggtttatCTTTAGTTTTAGGTTATAATTTTAGATGCAAGGATTTGATTgactaatttaaattaaaatgtaaaatcatgttttcaataatataactaaattatttgtaaaagtgAATGTTCATTTTGGGCGGACACATAAGACATATTATAATCGATGAAAATTAACttcttaaaaacaaataagagCATAAGCATACTAAATTTatactttttctctttttatccATTGGATATGACAACATATTAGCCCCCAAGTTAAATTAGTGTTTTCTATGAAGAAACATATATAACACTCGATGATTTTATATGTGTAATTGTGTTTATAATGTTCGAGACAGAATTATGATGAAATCGGAGATGGTGGATATATATATCCCCGTCTCATTCTGTCAACTATATATCAAACTCATGAGATAATTCAAATCGAAAATTGCGTGAAGAATTATAATTGCATCTCTTAGCAGAGGATCCTCTTCCCTCTAAGTAATGTCAAATTCACAGTATACAATTTAACCCTTTTACAACTAATAagattagtaaaaataaaataaaaacaaga
This genomic window contains:
- the LOC124946319 gene encoding uncharacterized mitochondrial protein AtMg00810-like — its product is MLFAMLMSYVDKKVLLQTDVEARLLSALLQTTSEARRLLALFQSVVEARRLLALFQTAAEARRLLVLLQTSVESPTTTHWSAIKRILRYLRHTPHHGLLIRPSSSLNISALSDSDWAGCPDDRCSTTDYCIFLGDNLIFWNSKKQQVVARSSIESEYRDLAHATAELIWLQSLLRYGLYSFVTGTNSAPEAFLQVEDADGSSVLTPDPTFTN
- the LOC124946318 gene encoding uncharacterized protein LOC124946318 yields the protein MAEYLPKIKSIIDSLVGAGKNISQQDFILYALGGLGPEYESLTVAVTTHTDPITIEDLQRMLLTHEIRLESLHSNSPTANLAFGSRGISKPSHFQRSRRLVSSPSDYSAENETVNRLSSQNSNGYQINGPSSSSKFSHSDRASTIGLGGPSTNGPSILGHGPRGPNRNKIQCQLCGRFGHAANVCRSGLFCNICNFTGHSIETCRRR